One stretch of Bacteroidota bacterium DNA includes these proteins:
- a CDS encoding acylphosphatase, with the protein MIVNAKITVKGIVQGVGYRWFADRVSRKYEVKGYVENLPDGSVYLEVEGKRDWIEDLIKELRMGPKPSRVEDVIVEWGNPHHLFINFKIKA; encoded by the coding sequence ATGATTGTTAATGCGAAAATAACTGTTAAAGGAATTGTTCAAGGTGTTGGGTATCGATGGTTTGCTGACCGTGTTTCCCGAAAATATGAAGTAAAAGGTTATGTAGAGAATCTTCCAGATGGTTCAGTCTATTTAGAAGTTGAAGGGAAGAGGGATTGGATTGAAGACTTAATCAAGGAATTGAGGATGGGACCAAAACCTTCGCGCGTGGAAGACGTCATTGTGGAATGGGGTAATCCACATCATTTATTTATTAACTTTAAAATCAAGGCATAA
- the ispF gene encoding 2-C-methyl-D-erythritol 2,4-cyclodiphosphate synthase, translating to MTRIGFGFDVHKLTSNRKLILGGVEIPSEKGLLGHSDADVLLHAICDALLGAAALGDIGKHFPDTDPKFKGISSIVLLNHVGNLMRQNNYTIVNIDSTLVLEKPKIAPYVDNMRHNISTALGITSNQISIKATTSEGLGFIGIGEGAVAYAVTSIASIK from the coding sequence ATGACACGTATTGGATTTGGATTTGACGTGCACAAATTGACCTCCAACAGAAAATTGATCCTCGGCGGGGTTGAAATTCCTTCTGAAAAAGGACTTCTAGGGCATTCAGATGCCGATGTGCTGCTACATGCCATTTGTGATGCACTGCTCGGTGCAGCAGCATTGGGAGACATTGGCAAACATTTTCCGGATACAGATCCAAAATTTAAAGGTATATCAAGTATAGTGCTATTGAATCATGTCGGCAACTTAATGCGGCAGAATAACTACACTATTGTAAATATAGATTCAACGTTGGTTCTCGAAAAGCCAAAAATTGCACCATATGTTGACAATATGAGACATAACATTTCTACCGCATTAGGAATTACCTCAAATCAAATATCTATTAAAGCGACTACTAGTGAAGGATTGGGATTCATTGGCATTGGCGAAGGTGCTGTTGCTTATGCGGTTACATCAATTGCTTCAATAAAATAA